The nucleotide sequence CCCACGGAACCCACCGCCGGGTCAGATCCGAAGACCGCCAGCGAACTGGCGAAAACAAGCACCGGCGCACCAGGCAGACGTCGGGCAAACTCCAGAAGGACGCGGGTTCCATCGACGTTCGTCGTCATGCCGAGATCGAAATCCAACTCAGCAGCGCCACTGACAACACCCGCCAAATGGAAGATGCAGTCGACAGGCCCAAGCTGGTCAATCACCTCAGCGAGTTCGCCCGTGATCGTCCGGACTCGTTCATCCACTGCCAGGTCCTGGGCAGGCGGAAACAAGTCAAGAAGCGTAAGCTCCCGCACCGGACCTGCGTCAGAGCCGCCCACCAACACCGCCTCTGCTTCGAGAAGTCGCCGCGCCAAAGCGGTTCCAAGGAAACCTGCGCCTCCAGTAATCAGCACCCTCAAACCCGGCGCAGGGCAATCGTTATCCATGAAAGTCCTCTCAATGATTCGGTGCGTCGCAGGGGCGACGACAAAAGTTCTTGTTCAAGACCACGAACGCAGTAGGCCTCTCTGCGGGACCACGTTCGGCGGACTTAGAAGGCGGAACGCAGAGAAAATGGCGGTCGTTGCCAAGTTCTCGAATCGCTTCTGTATCGATAAAGAGATTTGCATCTCTTTGTCGACATGTCAACAGCTATAGTGAAAATCCCCCGGCAAAGTGTGCCGGTCAGGCCAGCCGCCAGGGAGGCATCCATCGGAATGTCCTAGTAACGCCGGGTTGAAGAGAGAGGCTCTGTCGTCGGAGGCCACCAAGATCGTGTTGCGATGCGGTCGCGAGACATAGCTCGAGGGTTGAAAGACATTGACGCGAGACAGGGCGCCTCGAGCACAGGCAAAGGAAGATGTGGTCTCTTAGGCTTATAAGACGGGGCGGGGTGGAACGCGACGCAGTGGAAGTACACCCCAACCTGACGTCGGGGCGGCCTGACCAGGGAGGATTCGGCCTGTCGACGGAGCTCCGGACTTTGTTTCTGGACACCGAGGCGTCGTCGCCGTCCCTTGCCCGAAGGGTTTCCGTCAAGTCCCGATTCTTTGGACTGTTTCGATGATTCTCGGGCTACCGAACCCGGGTTTCCTGCCCCTCGGACTGTCAGGGTGGAGTCTGAGAGCATCATGATCCACTGTCAATAATCGGAACTTGGGCGTAATTCTGACACCGACCAAGGTCGTCGCGTCGAATTTCGCGCGCCAAATGAAGACGCACGACTGGGGTCCGCAAGTTGCCCCGCGCTGCCCGCCACGCCGTCCAATTCGGCTCTACGGCGAGACGACCTCCGAGGAACCTTTGACGGGTGCGGGCGCGTAGCGGCCCGCAAAGGGGTTCGCGGGGCTGCCGCCGCATTTCCGTGATGAACACGGTCCGGCTTTGCCGCCGTTGGGACCCCGCGGCCGACCAACGGCGCCGAACCAGGTGCGGCCGCCGTCAGCCGCGCCGGCCATCATGGTGGTCGCCATGCTGGTATTGGCGGGGTTTTCGGCAATTCTGAACGGATTAGAAGTAGCTGCGAGAAGCGGCTGCCATACGAACAAAGAAGCACCACCCGAACCCGAGTAAACAAGCAACCTGCAGTTTTCCCATGCCAACTCAAACCTGCCGCGTCGCAACAACCAGCCGTTCAGCTTGAGACGCTGTATGCGCGAGATGCCAACATGTCGCACGCCCGGGGCTCAACTCGTGCGCCAACGGCTTTCGTGGCTGGGTGGCGCACGACTCGGCGGCCCGCGCCTGAAAACTAGGAAGCCCTGTCAGCAGGTGCTGCACTTAGTCAAATTCGCTCAAGAAGATGTCTTCGGTCGGATATCTGTGGGTAAGGCGCTGTCGAAACCAAGGCCCGAAACGAATTGGATCTGTCACGGTAAGTAGAAGCCTACTAGGGTCAAAGGCGACGATGGCTGTCGTCTCCTCAAATGTCAACCCTCCACCCTGCATCAAAGAATTTGGCTCGTGGACTCCATGCGGATCGACATTCGTAGCCGTGGGGATCAGCGCATGGCCAGCTTCATGCGACGCGATCGTGCCCACGAAGTTAGCAAAAGCCAACACCCCAGCCCGCACAATCAACTCGCGGCGTGTCGGCACTCCCACGAAGAATTCGCCGGCGTTTACGGGCGTCCCTCCGAGAGCCGACGCATTTGCATCTTCTGTAGCGAGAGTGTCAAAAATAGCCCGATATATCGGGTGACTGGTGATAAAGCCACCCCTTCTTGTAAATTCGCCCGCAAAAACCTTGGCCAATTTATCAGGGTTGAACGGATCTTGGAGCTGGCGTTCGCAGAAGCCATACTCTGTGTTTGCTGAGTCGTCGTCCAGTCCACCGATCCTTATCATCGTAAAGTTTCCCGGGCCCACGAGTTGTTCGGGTGATGTCAAAACGAAGCGCGCATTCACCCGGTCATAGTTGTTCTTGGCAGTGCGGAGTGCGGCAGTGATTACTGCTGACCTGACTCGGTCATTTACTTCCATTTGTTCCAAGGTAAGCGATGATCCATCAGGATTTGATCGCCGCATTAACCCGAGCCGGGCCAGGTCAATGTCAAAACTTGGTTCAAATCTGAGGAAGAAGAAATGCGGTACAGACAGATCAACGTCTGCGAAGCACGTTGGTGGGACAGTTACTCCCGCACAGTCTCCTCGCTGGAATCGCAGGCGTAGCTTGCCGGGATGCCGAGCGCGTAAAGTAGCCTCGTTTCCATTCCCTACCGGCGCAACGTCTGCGGTTACGGTGCCTCGATACCCGTCCACTGGTTTCAGGCACCATTGCATACTCCCGAAGATGCCCCCGCCTACGGTACCGGCGACAACGGTGACCGCGGTGTCTGATGGTGGGTTGAAACGTAGGGCTGGCCCGCTTGTGGAGATTCTGACGCCGTGGCAGGCCAAGTGCTCGTCGCCGCCGTTTTCCTGGCCGCAGCCTACTGAGAGTGCGTTAACTGCCTCAACGTAGTCGGGATCACCGGGCGCTGTAGGCCGATCCCCTGGCTGAACCCTCGTCCAGGTTGCGAGACCAGTGAGGCCTAACTCATCGATGTTCTCAACGATCAGTTGTTCCTGGCCGTTGTCCTCCGTTCCCACCCTGAATTCGTGTAGTTCATGACCAAAACCGTCACCGCCGAACCAACCGTCGTACCCTCGAATCGCATCCAGCTCAAGTTGTTGAAGATCAGTGTCGAAGTCTCCCGTCGTGAAGTCCGGCAGTACGACGGAAATGGCCGCCAGGCCCTGCTGCTGACGGTTAGCGTTAAAGGCTGCGATGGAATCAAGGAAACGCGATGAGCTACGCACCCGCGCAGGGTACGCAGCCGCTTCGGCGACTTTCTGCTCGAAAAGCTCAATTCCTTTGGCAACATTTAATCTCCAGTTCCATACCTCGTCGGGTGTTGGTTCTGGAATCTGCATCACGCCGACCTTGCCGGTGGGACCGAACAGCGGGCAGAAGTCGTGCCCTCCGTTCGGAAGCGCATCGAATTGCCGTTGCCCGCTCTCCTTGCATGCGATCCGGCGAAGGGTTTCGTGGGGCAGAGCTGCCCCTATATCTGTCCGCAATGGATTTGTGCCATCCATGCCCCCGCTGACGGACGCCGAGACATCACACCCATTAATCATGCCGCTAGCAGAAACAACTACGACACTGCCGCGAATTACATCACCAAAGTCAAGGCTTCCTCCTGGCCCAATGGGAACCTCGAAGACCGTATCGAGATGCACCGGTTGGTGGGGCGGGCAGTCATGAAAAGTGCTCATAACCCTCGCCTGCAGCGTCAGGCCCGATGCCGATCCACCAGCACTGTGGGCAATCACTGAGATAGAGGGCATTTGCGGGGTTGCAGTTATCACATACGGCGGAGGCGGTACCAGCTCGAGGGTGACTTCAGCGAGCCGCCAGCTGACAATAACCGTGAGGCTGGTACGCGGCGTTGGCGGATCCCCCAATGGATTGCCATGGGTTCCAGTGATAACCCGGGTTTCCCCACCTATTCCGCGAACAGTTATGGTGTCACCAGTGGCGTCGCTGACGCCAGGGGGCAATATCAAATTCCCGTTTCCGTCAAACAGAGTACCGACCAATGGCTGACCATCCACCATGACAAATGTATCGTGCGGGCCGGCGCCTACATTCCACTCTATGTTTCCCGCAGGGGCGTCAGTAACCGCAGTTATGATGACTCGCTGACCAGGACAAGGATCATTGATGGATGCGTCGAGGCTGTTCATTCCCATGACGTTTCCCCTCTGAGCGACACGACGGCTCAGCAACCCAATGAAATGGGCTGCGAGGTGTCTATCCGAAAAGGAACTGACATAGCTGTCGAATTAGGTCTTTGTGGAGGGACGCCTCGATGGGAATTCTACGGCGGCGACACCGAACGTGCGAGTGACGATGGATAGGGAATCGACGTTCAGACATTGCTAACTGTGGGTCATCCACGCGGCGTCGGTAGAAATCTCGAGTGGCATGGTGGGTCGCCGAGGCTTCGCACTCGGTTTGTCCCCGTGTCGCCACACTCCGCAAGATAGACGTTTGTCGTATGAGGGCGGTGCCCACGTGGCTGCAGGGCAACCGTCAGATCGCACACTGGCGTCAACGGTCGCAGCTCCGGAGGACCTGGCGAGTTTCGCCGCCACTCCAATCTTGGGTTGATCGTGAGCGGTATCCGGGACTGCGATTCACACAAACTCAATCCCGTCGCCGGCCTTCAGGGTTGCCGTTCTTGCAACCGATCTTGGGCCGCCTCGATGCTGTGAGCTGGCCTGCCGCTGTGCGTCAGTTTGTCAATCTAGGTAGGGGCAGCCATCATGACCAAGCACGATTGAGTTGGGGCAGGCCCACCGCCCTGATAAATGAAGTCGGACACGAGGTCGGCTTCTCCCTCGGATGGAAGGAGGGATGGCTGCACTGTTTCGCAAGAATTCGGAGCCGGGGCAGCATTGGACGATGAGTCGTGGGCGGGGTGGTCAAGTGACATCTCTGCTGACACATTCGCCTCCCTCACGCCGGCTACGCCCCCGGTGGCGGGGGTGCATGACCCAAGAGATGCCAGTGCTGCGGAGACCTCCAGATGATTCCCCTGTCTGGCTACGGGGATAGTTACGAGGGCTGTGGCCCGACGCTTCTACGGCTCGGCCCCCTGGGGATGACATGGCAGCGGATGCTCGGGTATCTTCGCGGTTCCCGATCTGAGCGGAGTCCGGTCCAACCCTCAGGCCCGCCAATAGTTTCGACTATTGGGGCTCCAAGCTGAAAAGAGCCCTATAAGCATCAACGGAGTGGCGGGGCTCTGCGAACTGTCTGCACGTGTGCCTCCGCCTCGTCAGCCGCTGCCGTGCGACACCTTTAGCCCCGCTGACTCAACACTGAAGTTCTCAAAGCGAAGGACTTCGAGAGGAACACCGAGAATTCAAAAAGCTTCCCGAATGGCTGCAAGCGTGGCTCCGCGGAATCATCGTTGGTCGTTTGCAGGCCGCCTGTTTAGCCGTGCATTCAGTGGCTTTGAACCTCGCCAAAGCCACTCTTTCATGCTGTGATGGCTAGTAGTTAAAATGAGACTGTCGCGAGCCATAAATCGGGACATAGGCGTCCTTTCGAGAAAGTATGTTCTAAACCCCGTCCGGGCTGCTGGAAGGTAAACGAAAGTTGACTCTGTTCTCGTTTGTCCCTCTCGAACTGACTTTCCCAGAGACGGTATGGTCCAATGTCATCAATGCTCTCGCCACTGCCTTCTTCACCGCCTCTTTGGTTGCGTGGGGTGCTGCCGTCCTTGTCCATCGTCTGGAGAGCCAGGAGAACCTGCGTCGGGACAACCGATCCAAGACTTTGCTGAAGGAGAGTGAAGACCGGGCCGAACAGCAGAAGCAACTCGACAAGGAACATGATGATCGCCAGCAGCTTAGGGAACACGAGTATCAGATGAGGTCGGCGCTGCGTGAGTCCTACGCCCGGCTTCTAGTCGTCCAGAGACGATCCCGGCAGGAATCCCTGACTCTGTCTCGATTGGGAGAGGGAGAATCCCGCGCCGCTGCGAAGGTTGTTGCTAGACAGGCCCACGACGACTTCATCGACGAGTATCATCGCCTGGCCCTTGATGCCGATCGCTCCATGTGGTTCGAGCTCCGCGCGCTTCGTCACATCCTTGACGACATGCTGAAATACGCCGAGTTAGGAGCCTTTCGGGAATGCGAATCTCTTACGAAAACCGCCAGGGATGCCCGCCAGAATCTCGAAAGAAGCCTAAGGCGACGCTTGGGCCACCCTCCGCTTCAGCGCCGCAACTTCCTAGGGGAAAAGTATGACAAGGCGAGGGGCCTGATGGAACACGCACGTTCCAGGACAAGACACCGTCGAATGACTAGCTGAGCGTTTGCGCCCGGAGAACGGCCGCCGGTCGGGGCAATCGTACTGCGCCTCTTTGGGACCCGGAAGATCTTTGCGGAGCGCTCTGCGGGGATTCTCGAATACAGGGCGACGTGCAAGACGGTGGAGCGATGCATGGGCAGTCAAGGCTGCGCTGTTACAGGGATTTCGGGCTGATCACGGCTTACGTGTCCAATGTAGCCGCTTGTGCACTGTCCACGGCGACAAGGCCGTGCCAGTCTGGGTCTATGAAATCCGACATTGACCAGTTGACCGAGATGAACATCCGTATCGGGCACGAAGAATCTGCTGGCACACGCGAATACTTTGAGGAGAAAGTCCTTGCGGCGGCCTTCGCTATGAGGCGCGGCCTGACGGGCATGGTGGTGGACAGGACAGCTTTCCTAGATGCCGTGAAACCTAGTCCTCCACGTTCGACTCGCATACTCTCCATCTCATTGTTCGGTATGAACCGCGCCACGGTGAACTGCATCGTTACTCAGGAAGGGAAGCAGTATGAGAACTTCCGGCTATTCGTGCGCGAAACTCCCGAAAAACCCTGGAAGCTGCTGGCTTGGGCCAATGAACCGACAACCGCTAGCGGACCGCAGCTGATCCGGGACTATCCGCAATCACCGAGTGACGAGCAGCGACGATGATCAGGCAAGCACACCCCAGCCTGACGTCAGAAACCAGGCACAGGGATGTCAGAACAGGGTCCGTTTCGGCCTTGTCTGACACGGGCTCAAGACGCTCTTAGAGATCAGTCTGACATCACCTGGCCTCACTGAAGCTCTGTTCCGGGTCATGCTGGTCGTCTCGTTGGCTATAGAGTGGCCCGTTTCCCGAACCATCCGATAGCCGCCTCGTGATCGTGACCGCCTCTTGACTTTTAGTTACTGACGGGTAGCTTTAGGGAAGCACTTCGGGACCCCAGCCCGGAGGATTTGCCAAAGAAGCCCCGCACCGCTCTTCGTGAGTCCGGTGCGGGGCTTCCGCTTGCGTGATTCAGGAGAACCGGGCGGGGCGGAACGTGGCCAGCATGGGGTGCTTGTCTCCTGTCAGGATCTCGCCAGCGAGGAGTTCGCCAGCAATGAGTCCGAGTGTGGCACCGGAGTGGGTGAACGCTACGAAGCAGCCGGGCACCTGGCCGAGCTCTCCCAGCACGGGCTCGCCGTCGCCAGGAATGGGCTTGTAGCCGATTTTCCAGCTTGCCGGCTTCAGCTCCGGGTTGCCGGCAATAAGCTTCGACGCTTCATCGGCGAGTTCCTGGACCACATCGTCCGCGATGCTGAACGAGCCATCCGCGTGTTCGGTGATGTGTTCCTCGTACCAGTCGTGGTCCAGAGCGAAGGTGCTGCCCGGGTTTGGGCGGACGGCGGCCCGCGGAGTGTTCATCACGGCCTGGACCTCATGGTCCACCGGCTTGGTCAGCACCAGCATGGATACCGGGGATCCGTTGGGGATCTCCACGCCAAGGGGGGCGACGACGGCGGGCGTCGCTGCCCCGCATGCCACCAGCACCGCGTCGGCGTCGTACGTCTCACCCGCTGCCGTCTCAACGCCCACCGCCCGGCCACCGTCAACGACGACCGACGACTTCCCGGCATTCAGGACCAGCTTGCCGCCGAGCCCATGGAATTCCTCCATCAGGAAATCCACGAGGTCCGGCAGGCTGACCCAGCCCTCACCCGGGTTGAAGATGGCGTTTTCCGGAACAGCGCCCGCATCGATGCCGGGCGTGACCCCGGCGATGTCTCCAGGCGTGAGCAGCTTTGAGTC is from Arthrobacter sp. QXT-31 and encodes:
- a CDS encoding NAD(P)/FAD-dependent oxidoreductase translates to MSSTATQHVAVIGGGILGVSTAVHLLREGASVTLLTERGLASEATGRSLSWLNSAGERSTPYHQLRIAGVDRYRTLFAADPSLEWLQFGGGLMWNAGGQREATEARHAYEKSIGYDSKLLTPGDIAGVTPGIDAGAVPENAIFNPGEGWVSLPDLVDFLMEEFHGLGGKLVLNAGKSSVVVDGGRAVGVETAAGETYDADAVLVACGAATPAVVAPLGVEIPNGSPVSMLVLTKPVDHEVQAVMNTPRAAVRPNPGSTFALDHDWYEEHITEHADGSFSIADDVVQELADEASKLIAGNPELKPASWKIGYKPIPGDGEPVLGELGQVPGCFVAFTHSGATLGLIAGELLAGEILTGDKHPMLATFRPARFS